From the Deinococcus seoulensis genome, the window TGCGGACCGGCGAGTGGCCCGAACCCGACTGGAGTGCCGGACCGACCGAGAAGACCAGCCTGCTGGCCGCCTGGGACGAGGTGAGCGCCGAACTGGAACAGCACGGCCCACACACCGACCCCGCCTTCTTCACGGGCATGCACGCGCTGCCGTGGGGCGAGATGCCCGGCTGGGTCGCCGCGATCTACGCCGTGGACAATGAAATCCATCACCGCGCCCAGGGGTACGTCTCCCTGCGCGCCCTCGGGATCGAACCGCCCGCCTTCTACGAGCGCTGAGCTGTGCCCCGCGCGCCCATTGCCTCGCTGCCCCCGGCGCAGCTGGCCGACCACTGGCTGGGCCACCGC encodes:
- a CDS encoding DinB family protein, whose translation is MTAPAVSVPAVSPALSIPDFVAHWQGHRALTRRVIEAFPEDQLLTFSLGGMRPFGAQATEIHLVDAMTVTALRTGEWPEPDWSAGPTEKTSLLAAWDEVSAELEQHGPHTDPAFFTGMHALPWGEMPGWVAAIYAVDNEIHHRAQGYVSLRALGIEPPAFYER